The sequence TACTACCAAGCTTGCAGTTCAAATTACTGGTTCCATGACAGGGATCTTTCTGAGGTAGTGAGGCATGTGGGCTCCATCGACTATGAGGTCCAGCAgccagagaaggaaaaggaaactgagataagaatataagaatgagCTTATCCcgcacctggtgagccttcctgagaatgctccagaCAGTCTATGGATAATGGCTGTTATGACCCAGCAGGGCAGGCAAGGGAATGTGACCAGaccactgaactccattttgggtacctaTATATTTCCACAAACCAGACTTGGAACTGTTTTtggaacaaaggattcccaccatatgttAATGTTATATAAGTTTGGGTGCGACATCATCTATTTGTCTCCCTCACACCCCACACAAGAGAGCTCCTGGAAAcgcctgaggaacaaagactgacctgggggaaaagctggtcccaggctaaaaggatttctagcctgtgtaagGAAACCTGGTGAACAGCTTGTATCACAAGCTAGGGTGAGAAATTGTTCATTCTTATCCAGTCTATCTAGTATCTTATGCTTAGTTTacaattttgtttatttgctaggtattctgctttgatctgtttgccaacacttataaccacttaaaatatatctttttgtagttaaattgtttttttttttggggggggggggagggtggctttatttaaaccagtgtgcctttgaGTGAAGTGTGCCTTTGAGCTagagaaaatctcagcttggttagcACTGCTTTGTTGCATATCCTACCCACATTGAGGGAAGGGCAAACTCTATTAATGAGCTTACATtggacagatccctgtgcagtgcaagacagtataatttggGGATTACATTCCTGTGTGGGAGGGCAaacctggggagctgggaaattggctggtgTCTGCTGTTCGTTCTTGGGTAGGCCCTCAAGTAGCTCCATATGGGTTTGTATCACCATCTGCTGTCAtgctgggtgataacagggcctggtaAGGCTGTCTGTATCTCCAGAAAAACAGCGTGAACAGGGCCAGGCCAGTTGGGTAGTTAGAGGGATGCAGcaattcccacagctcccagactgtaccccaggggtgacaacccatcacacTCATTCCCTCCAGAGCCCAAATTAGGTCCACAGCCACCTGTTTCACAAGCATGGGGAAAGGATTGTAGCCCAGACGAAAGATCCAGATGTAGCAGTTGTTTGATTCCTTTACCACTGTGTTTTCAGGGCACACCTACCTAAAATACCACCATACTCAAATAACCCCCAGGCAACATATCCAGGAAACTCCATGGCAGTTCCTTCATAAAATGTGGGATGACCTGTGAGATGACTTCCACATCATTTGGTCCTGGGAGTAGTGAAAGaattgcacattgagtggagaAGTCCCATGGTACTAGTGCGGACGCAGGATAGCAGAACCTGTGTCTGCATCGATTTCTGAAAGATCAACACCTGATGCAGAGAGCAGATGAATTATTAGAAGAGTTGGGAGCTGAAAGAGATACATTCAACTTTAGATAATGGCAAATACCTTTGATGCCAGAATGCTGGGAGAAGAAAGCCTTTCCCACACGCTTTGGCTTACATCAATTCAGTATCACATCATTTGCCCTCAACAGAGTGGCAGTGACTTTTCAGAGGTCCCATATCTTGTGGCAGCATTCCCACACATAGTGCAGATGGCAGTACATTACACACAGAAAAGAAAGCCATCGCCGATTGCTATGCTGAAGAGTCTGCCACACTCAGTTTTCCCTAAAACTATGAGCGCCTGTTATAGGCGAATAATTTCTTTGCTCCTGGGAAAGGCTTTCAGGCTGAAGTTCTCCAGGGtctattttcttctcttctcactGCTCACAGAGCAGAGGGAATTATCCAGGAGCCCTGGCCAACCTGAGAGTCTGCAGGGAATATACAGGAGAATGATAGAGGTTGCTGCCCAGCACAGCGACTGTCAGACAAATGAGATTCATACACTCATTCTCAGGGCTCTGCCTTCCTGTCACCGTAAGGAGATTTCTTCTCTATGCTGGGTGGATTTCGGTGAGTTCCCATTTCTTAATGAAAGCTATTGGTGAGGGATTAGAAAGGGTTCCAGGGCCCAAACCAAGAACTATCTGGGCAGGAATTCAGCAGCATGGTACTTGAACTGTTTAATATTATGAGAAACACGAACGGATTTAACTACTACAGTCTTGTGGAACCATCAGCAATTAACAACATGGAAAAGCAGCCTCAGGAAGGTGTGTCTGGGTTTGTAACGGGCTGCAATACATTCAAGCTTTATGTCAATTTGAGGAAAATTTACTCAAGCTGGCTCCGTTCAGTCTCAacgtcctctctccctcccaccaggtctgtccctctccttccctgcacaggcTGAGCTACTGCTGGGGTTCCTTTAGCCCCTAGAAAGGCAATTCAGGGTGATTTCCTCCTTTTCCCTGGTGCAGGCCGACACTGAGTCTAACCTAGTCTGAGGAGATATTGCTGTGATCGGTCACTGTGGGGTCTGTCACTTGGTTTTGGTCCTGGGTGAGGGGTATCACGGTGTGGCCGGGCTGGAAGTTGTGAGAGTGGGGGACATACTGAACAGGCAGTCAGCAGTTTAGGTTGTGGGGGCAGGCAGGTGGATGTACACAGAGAAGTGCTGGAGGTTGTTGTGGGCAGGCAAGGGGGTGTACACAGAGAAGCGGTCAACACTGGTGGTTGTGGAGGCAGAGAGTGGGGAGTTCATGGACAGGTGAGTAGAGCTGCTGAAATTCAATTTTTCTTCGTGATGGTTGGCATTTCACTGGTGAAAGGAACCATTGTTCTTTGCTCCTCAGTTGTTTCAATCTCCCATCATATTTTGACCCCGTGTCCGTATTCTCCTTCCCCATTCCAGGTTGCCCTGATTCCAACAGCACGCTGGCCACCAGTGTCTCCTCCATGCTCCCCAGCCGTCCCTGGCTCCTACACATTCCAGGTTGCCCCacaccacacacagctcttcctctgcAGTGGGTGAGGTGCCTCCTGTGACACCTTCTCCATTGTCCAGAGGGAGACCAGTGACTGTGTCTCACCAGTGAGAAATCTCACACAGGGagtggcaaatgccagggcaCGTGGGCTGCTGATCTTGGTGCATTCATACACAATGTGCATGGTTTCGGGGACTGCTGCACAGGAACAATGCACAAGCTGAGAAGTATGCACAAGAGTGGGCAACTCTGGGACATATCAGGGCCTATATAAACACCACTCATTTTCAGGAGCAACTGTCAGCTGCCAGAAGCAGTGGGCAACTGGAACACAGACATTAAACCCAGGATGCTCTGGGCCCATTTGTTAGCCACCTCTGTTAGTCATTAACAGCAAGGATTTCATGTGGTCAAGTCATTATTTTTCTCTCCTAAAACAATCATCCATGCAGTGCCTCAAAAGATCTCTCTTCCTCGTGAAATACACATCTAACGTAGCTTTCCCAGGTGCCATCGCCATGAAAATAATAAATGCCTTCCTTAATCTCAGGCACAAGCTTGCAGGCAAAATGCCTCCAGGCAACTCCTGGGGACATGTTAATAGATTCCCACGCCAGAGGggattgtgatcatccagtctgtataacacaggcctgaggatttccccaaaattattcctagagcaaatattttagagaaacatccaaccttgatttaaactTTCTCAGTGATGAAAAATCCTCCAAGACCCTTGGTGAATTGTACCAGTGGCTAATTATGctcaccatttaaaaatgtacaaCTTATTTCCAGGCAGAATTTctttaacttcaacttccagccattggatcatgttacacctctGTATGCTAGGCTGAAAAGCCTATTAGTAAATATTtcttccctgtgtaggtacttaacAGACTGAGATTTCTGAGTCTATTTAGTTTACCAaagatggttaaggggtgacttgataacaATCCATTGCTATAAGGCAGGTTTCCTAACCTTCTAATAATACTTGGCCTCTTCAGTATATCAACATCCATGTTTAATTttaggcaccagaactggacacaggattccagaagcagtcgcaccagtgcaaatacagaggtaaaataaattCTCTACCTCTCCTTGAGCTTCCCCTGGTTATCATTCCAGGAACACATTGGCTCTTTTTGGCTGCATGGTCACACTGGGGGCTCATGTTTAACAAATTATTCCTTCATACCCCCAAATCCTGTTCAGAGTCACTGCACTTCCCATGAGAGTCCCCCATCACGTAAGCATCATCTACATGTTCCTAGATGTAGGTATCTATCTATATGTTTATATTAGaaaacatattgtttgcttcGACCCAGTTTACCAACCAATCCAGTAGCTTTGAATCATGgaactgtcctcttcattatttaccgtCCCCAGATTTTTGAGTCATCTACAAACTTCATCAATATTCAGGCATGAGAAGGGTAAGCACCTGATTTGCTGACACGCTTCTGCTTACAATTGTCAGTTTACACCTGTAACTTATGTCTCAGACAAAGCTGGGTGCCAACATGAAACTGTGTCAACAAAAGACACAAGGGAAGTAACAGAGGTGCAGGCCTGTAGCCCTAAATACCAAGACTCTTGTGTCCTTTGTGCCCATTCTGTTGAGCACAGTCATAGCTCAGCATGATAATGCCTGTTTCCATGGTGGAAACTTGGCTCCTTTCGAACACAGGAATTGCATCGtggatcagacctatggtccatctagtccagtgtcctctcCCTGACAGTAACAGCCCCAGGTGCTGGAGAAGAAGGTATAAGAAACCCAGCAGTGGATGGAGGGTGACCTATCCATCATGAGGCTGTCACCCTAATACCTCACAGCTAAAGACTAGCTCAGGCCCTGAAACACGTGGCTGTATAGgctttccaaaatatttatttagctgtAAGTATTCTAACTGGATAATGTCACAATCCATGTCAATGTCCAAACCCTTCCTGATTATTACTTAGTTTGGCCTCAACTACCTCTTGTGGAAATGAGTTCCTCAGTCCAATGAGTCATTTAGTGAAGAAAGCATTCTTGATTTatctgttttgaatttgccatttttcagtttttttgaaTGTCCTCTTGATTTTGTGTTATAAGACAGGGGGAACAAATTCTCCATGTACTTTCTACCAGTCagtattttcatagaatcatagaatcatagaatatcagggttggaagggaccccagaaggtcatctagtccaaccccctgcttgaagcaggaccaattcccagttaaatcatcccagccagggctttgtcaagcctgaccttaaaaacctctaaggaaggagattctaccacctccctaggtaacgcattccagtgtttcaccaccctcttagtgaaaaagtttttcctaatatccaatctaaacctcccccattgcaacttgagaccattactcctcgttctgtcatctgctaccattgagaacagtctagagccatcctctttggaaccccctttcaggtagttgaaagcagctatcaaatccccccacattcttctcttctgcagactaaacaatcccagctccctcagcctctcttcataagtcatgtgctctagacccctaatcatttttgttgcccttcgctggactctctccaatttatccacatccttcttgtagtgtggggcccaaaactggacacagtactccagatgaggcctcaccagtgtcgaatagaggggaacgatcacgtccctcgatctgctcgctatgcccctacttatacatctcaaaatgccattggccttcttggcaacaagggcacactgttgactcatatccagcttctcgtccactgtcacccctaggtccttttccgcagaactgctgcctagccattcggtccctagtctgtagctgtgcattggattcttccatcctaagtgcaggaccctgcacttatccttattgaacctcatcagatttcttttggcccaatcctccaatttgtctaggtccttctgtatcctatccctcccctccagcgtatctaccactcctcccagtttagtatcatctgcaaatttgctgagagtgcaatccacaccatcctccagatcatttatgaagatattgaacaaaaccggccccaggaccgacccctggggcactccacttgacaccggctgccaactagacatggagccattgatcactacccgttgagcccgacaatctagccagctttctacccaccttatagtgcattcatccagcccatacttccttaacttgctgacaagaatactgtgggagaccgtgtcaaaagctttgctaaagtcaagaaacaatacatccactgctttcccttcatccacagaaccagtaatctcatcataaaaggcgattagattagtcaggcatgaccttcccttggtgaatccatgctgactgttcctgatcactttcctctcatgtaagtgcttcaggattgattctttgaggacctgctccatgatttttccagggactgaggtgaggctgactggcctgtagttcccaggatcctccttcttcccttttttaaagattggcactacattagcctttttccagtcatccgggacttcccccgttcgccacgagttttcaaagataatggccaagggctctgcaatcacagccgccaattccttcagcactctcggatgtaactcgtccggccccatggacttgtgcacgtccagcttttctaaatagtccctaaccacctctatctccacagagggctggccatctactccccattctgtgatgcccagcgcagcagtctgggagctgaccttgttagtgaaaacagaggcaaaaaaagcattgagtacattagctttttccacatcctctgtcactaggttgcctccctcattcagtaaggggcccacactttccttggctttcttcttgttgccaacatacctgaagaaacccttcttgttactcttgacatctcttgctagctgcagctccaggtgcgatttggccctcctgatatctttcctacatgcccgagcaatatttttatactcttccctggtcatatgtccaaccttccacttcttgtaagcttcttttttatgtttaagatccgctaggatttcaccattaagccaagctggtcgcctgccatatttactattctttcgactcatcgggatggtttgtccctgtaacctcaacagggattccttgaaatacagccagctctcctgtacAGACTTCTCTCCtatcccctcttattcatctcctttgtaaggtaacaatcccagtctttgcAATCTCTCTCCATATGAGAGATTCCCCAGCCCTTGATCATTCTCATTGCCCTTGCCTGAACCCCTGTATCCTAAAGTTTCCTGTGTGAGAAGCATGCCCTGGAGTACACAGAGGAGTCCACGGGAGGGTGAAATATTAATCTCATGGCAGTGTATTTTCTGTACAATTCCCCATTTCATTCCTCCTGTACCCCAATGTTTTGCTTAGTTTCTGTCCATGCTCATTCTgcaattaggtttcagagtagcagccgtgttagtctgtattcgcaaaaacgaaaggagtacttgtggcaccttagagactaataaattctGTGATTCGGGTTTCACAGAGCTGTGTACCATGACCCCAGGACCCTGTCCGGCATTCATACAGTTAAATTAGAACTTTGTAAGTTGTGTGAGGAATTCAAGCTTTTGCTTCCAATGGGCGTACATGTTGCAGTTATTCACATTCAAATTCATCTGCCATCATGCTGCCCATTTACTTGGAAGTTAGTTCCCTGAGAGGACTTCTCTGGACTTGACTATGACTGAAATAAtcttttgtcatctgcaaatattgTCACCTCACTGCTCACCCCCCTTTCTAGATTGGtaataactataaaatatttactttagTACTTGTTATAAAGCGTGTAACCCCCCTCACCGtgcttctctcccttcacaggcACCTGAAGCATTTCCGAGCCTGATCAACACATCAATCATCTCATGGAAACTTTCAACCTCACCCCTTCTGGCCCTTCAACATTCATCCTATtgggcatccctggcctggaagctTCCCGaatctggatttccatccctttctttaTATTCTACATTATCAGCCTGTTGGGAAATGTCACCGTTCTGTTTGTTGTAGTGAAAGAGCAGACCCTGCAAAAGccgatgtacctgctgctctgcatgctggcgcTCACAGATATCGGCATGTCTACCTCCGTGATGCCAAAGGCATTatgtatattttggttcaatttgaaacGCATCACTGTGCgtggctgcctcacccagatgttcttccttcATGCAGCTTCTGTTATGCACTCAGCCGTCCTCGTGACAATGGCCTTTGATCGCTAtgttgccatatgtaaccctctgagatatgcCAACATTGTCACCAACGCACaaatagctaagctagggctagtgggtttgataagagctgttctcttcattttgcccctggccctgctcctgagcaggctGCCATTTTGTGCCAACCACATTATCTCCCACACGTACTGTGAGCACATAGCTGTGGCAAATATATCATGTGGGGACATCGCAGTCAATAGGATGTATGGCTTAATTATAGGATTTGTAGTCATCGGTTTAGACCTGACACTCATTGCCCTCTCCTACTGTCTGATCATCAGGGCTGTCCTTAGAATCTCTTCCAAGAAAGCCCaccagaaagccctcaacacctgcacagcccacatctgtgtgatgCTGACGTCTTatactccctccctcttctccattcTGACACACCGGTTTGGTCAGGGCATCGCTCCGCAGGTTCACATCATCTTGGCCAACCTCTATTTTGTCATCCCCCCCATGCtcaaccctatcatttatggagctaaaaccaaagagcttcgtgACGAAGTGGGCAAATACACCTGCAGAGTGTGATCACCTGGGGCCACTGATTTTAAACCTGGGTGACAAGAGTGGGAAAGGAGATCTCCTCGTTAAACAAGGGTGCTCTGCCTCAATTTGGCTAAGCTCAGCAAATTGGAAGTTCACAGTGTGAGAACATCCTCACACCTAAGGTCTTATCACTCTATGACCAAGCACTGTTCTTTCGGTTGCTGAATTCCCTCTCTCTGATCATTCCCTGACTTCTTTCAGCGTCACCTGTCagcccacaccccccacacaGCCTGTCTGTTGGCCTTTCCATGACTTCCAGACCACCAGAATATACTGCAGCTTTCTGACTCATGGTGGCTTTCCATTAGTCACTGTATGAATAGGGCCTGGATCAGTTTGGATGAATGGAAGCAATGCTTTATTATCATATGTGCAGCAATCTTGTGAATAAAATGTACCTGATTTTTCTACGTCTAATCCTTCAGGAGGCCTGGAGGGGAAACTAATACAGAAAAGCTTCTGCAGGAATTGAGGACATTCTACTAGAGCTTGTTGGTGAGAGTTATGAAACTTTGTGTTTTTGAGA is a genomic window of Natator depressus isolate rNatDep1 chromosome 1, rNatDep2.hap1, whole genome shotgun sequence containing:
- the LOC141974919 gene encoding olfactory receptor 52P1-like, whose translation is METFNLTPSGPSTFILLGIPGLEASRIWISIPFFIFYIISLLGNVTVLFVVVKEQTLQKPMYLLLCMLALTDIGMSTSVMPKALCIFWFNLKRITVRGCLTQMFFLHAASVMHSAVLVTMAFDRYVAICNPLRYANIVTNAQIAKLGLVGLIRAVLFILPLALLLSRLPFCANHIISHTYCEHIAVANISCGDIAVNRMYGLIIGFVVIGLDLTLIALSYCLIIRAVLRISSKKAHQKALNTCTAHICVMLTSYTPSLFSILTHRFGQGIAPQVHIILANLYFVIPPMLNPIIYGAKTKELRDEVGKYTCRV